One segment of Gordonia terrae DNA contains the following:
- a CDS encoding amino acid adenylation domain-containing protein: protein MAIADYRADTPGDVDETVQVLPLTAAQRGMWFAESLSSEYSVNIAQYVDIRHAPGGLDVELFAQCCVDVGKLVESPFVRLTEIDGIPMQYVDVDFDQTVDILDFRSEPDPVAAATAWMQAEYRQPVDLLNDQFIIVSILLISDERTFWYNRAHHIIIDGYAALSIMRRTVDRYNALRRGEEPRDKAPATMAGIVEYEEAYQGSTRRETDRAHWLERVADLPERVTLSKAGSTGSLSFDNVVSSAALDPERQRRYETLAGELNSSLAVLMTSAFGAFLARMSNHDDIVLSLPVTGRATAKIKISGGMVSNILPIRLREVASRSVRELIQTAQLELTGALRHQRYRSDDIRRDAGLDQSSVSFGPTINMVFFDEQVAIDGTDMEYRILTSGILEDLLINLYQSSPGAPLVVDLHGNPHLYSPAELDALHGRFLTFLDRFLSDAALDIPVAEVGLLVDDDHRLLEALPQPRPRTSTATLVELFDEVATAHRHRGAVSDADGVTLSYAELASRSDAVARSLSARGIGAGDLVGVATARDTSLVVVMLAVLKAGAGYLPLDTGNPEERLRHIVDDAAPACLVVSDGDRPTWAGECAVVETGQLLAEAQTPEVAAAPVPRGPATPEATAYVIYTSGSTGAPKGVEIVHRNVATLLEAAAADFDFTPEDVWSVFHSYAFDFSVWEIFGPLLTGGRAVIVDRMVARAPAEFLQLLADEQITVASLTPSAFSIVADVRRRTGTSLALRYIVFGGEELRFDEVHNWYESFGDEIELVNMYGITETTVHVTYRPLDPDLVRGESASLIGRPLNSLGLRVLDNRLQPVPEGAVGEIYVVGEQLARGYRNRRGLTATRFVADLNGTGERMYRSGDLGRRIGTDVQYLGRADTQVQLRGFRVELGEVETALRAVDGVAASAAVVTDAASAGGAKLIGYAVVETDCGLDESAIREQVRAHVPGYMVPDVVMLIDELPLTANGKLNRQALPAPVFARDERVAYVAPSTPREREVVAIVEELLDIEPIGLQDNIFALGADSLTAARLASRLRTVAGLDIKLANVFESQSLGDIIGVATPVADDAATRRPELVPQPRPDRIPLAFSQRRLWFINRLDPTSAAYNIPGAVRLGADVDAAALAAAIDDVIARHEPLRTTFPDEDGETYQFIHSAEAAAAARLFDVVDVAPVDTERRLADFAVTGFDLNYEYPVRARLFRAVAPDGTLDHVLIVVMHHIVGDGASLGPLITDVLTAYGARLARREPAWRPLPVQYADYALWQREVLGDATDETSLMSAQVDFWRTELSGMPELISLPTDRARPIRPSGAGGYVDTLLDAETVARLHAVAAQHGVTVFAIFHAALAVVLSRLSGSDDVAIGTAIAGRDEPELTELIGMFVNTLVLRTRVHPDTDLTKLLNEANHTRAQALSNADVPFEQVVDAVGARRSTAHSPLFQVELVMQHDQVERLFEDEAGISLIDARAPFAKYDLSLSVVEYSDTGDHAGQISVAFGYARDLFDEPTVERFAGYLHDVLAAIAGSLETDDAGRSLRVDDLFAFPETEVDTVRAWSRGAPRELTAPDLASALLAGYRQDPDAVALVFADRDLTYAEFASRASALARRLVDDGVGPDVAVAVCIPRSVELLVAVHAIVLAGGQYVPLDTEAPVDRADYMLETAGTRRVLVGPGPRPAVVDDLADRVTVTVVDASAEADAQVEVFAPGERRVPLGPENAAYTIFTSGSTGRPKGVVVSHRAIVNRLDWMQEHYTLTQRDVVLQKTPVTFDVSVWELFWPFISGSRLVVAVPGGHGDPSYLVDIIQGEDVTTLHFVPSMLSTFLDVVGADRLAELSSLRQVFTSGEALTASTAGGLRTALPAVGLHNLYGPTEAAVDVTEHNVRGSETVVPIGRPVPNTTIHILDHRLRPLPVGVPGEIYLGGVQLARGYVSQGRLSAERFVADPYGPAGSRLYRTGDLGKWSPVGEIEYLGRNDFQVKLRGQRLELGEIESALMSVPGIVHTAVTVADLASGQSLVAYYSPDSVTPADAQSHLNGTVPEFMVPTIWMPLATMPLNSAGKVDRKALPAPVIETAEFVPASTETERVIARVFADVLGVDRISVAESFFDLGGNSLSATKVAARLSADLEVDIPVAAVFDAPSVRAMATFASDHGTPSRRPRLAARTHGDRAPLSAVQRGMWLINRADPASPAYNVAMALRLSGQLDTDAIGGAIEDLIDRHESMRTRYPLVDGEPMQVVLDRDAALDLLERSVVDVDGDPVPVIAEFTGRGFDVTVAPPLRMTLLRLTDTEHILVFVVHHITADGASMLPLATDVMTAYSARVSGRRPEWAPLAVQYLDYTLWQQESLAVTGPDGTTEADRQLAYWADRLRNAPARLELPTDRPRPRTPSFIGDEVRFDIDGGLVRKLEAVARQHNATLFMVMQTALVVLLSRLTTQRDIVIGTPFAGRGQPELDGVVGMFVNTLALRSRLQDEEKFAELLQRVRDEDLADMANAEIAFDTIVSSVLSSPPTSYNPIYQVMFAYQNFTIPSLDMDSMTISPVSEQLTPAKVDLQLTLFPDDFGAPAAKDADSMTGQLIYAADIFTKSTVETYAQRYLRVLEEVSENPQVLVGDIDIATAAEQVAADEIAGAELAVALPDLVARATAAAPDAVAAAHQGAEVTFAVLSSISDAMAAALPDPDSALTTALMSLLPGLAVSGPDALGDVLGDLRTNALRTLDGAVSGGGSRGNEAVQSTKGMTQT from the coding sequence GTGGCAATCGCCGATTACCGTGCTGATACGCCGGGTGACGTGGACGAGACCGTTCAGGTCCTTCCGCTCACCGCGGCGCAACGCGGCATGTGGTTCGCCGAGTCGCTGTCGTCGGAGTACTCGGTCAACATCGCTCAGTACGTGGACATCCGCCACGCGCCGGGCGGACTCGACGTCGAACTGTTCGCCCAGTGCTGTGTCGACGTGGGCAAGCTCGTCGAGTCGCCGTTCGTCCGTCTGACCGAGATCGACGGCATCCCGATGCAGTACGTCGATGTCGACTTCGATCAGACCGTCGACATCCTGGACTTCCGGTCCGAGCCGGACCCGGTTGCGGCCGCGACGGCGTGGATGCAGGCCGAGTACCGGCAACCCGTCGATCTCCTCAACGACCAGTTCATCATCGTCTCGATCCTGCTGATCTCCGACGAGCGCACGTTCTGGTACAACCGTGCCCACCACATCATCATCGACGGCTATGCCGCGTTGTCGATCATGCGTCGGACCGTCGACCGCTACAACGCGCTCCGGCGGGGCGAGGAGCCGCGCGACAAGGCGCCGGCCACGATGGCCGGGATCGTCGAGTACGAAGAGGCCTACCAGGGCAGCACCCGGCGCGAGACCGACCGTGCGCACTGGCTCGAGCGCGTCGCGGATCTGCCGGAGCGGGTGACGCTGTCGAAGGCCGGCAGCACCGGGTCGCTCTCCTTCGACAACGTCGTCTCGAGCGCCGCGCTCGATCCGGAACGGCAGCGTCGGTACGAGACCCTCGCCGGCGAGCTGAACAGTTCCCTGGCCGTTCTGATGACGTCCGCATTCGGTGCATTTCTCGCGCGGATGAGCAACCACGACGACATCGTCCTGAGTCTTCCGGTCACCGGTCGGGCCACCGCCAAGATCAAGATCTCCGGTGGCATGGTGTCCAACATCCTGCCGATCCGGTTGCGCGAGGTGGCGTCGAGGTCGGTCCGCGAGCTGATCCAGACCGCCCAGCTCGAGCTGACCGGCGCACTGCGTCACCAGCGATACCGGTCCGACGACATCCGGCGTGACGCCGGTCTCGACCAGAGTTCGGTCTCGTTCGGACCCACCATCAACATGGTGTTCTTCGACGAACAGGTCGCCATCGACGGCACCGACATGGAGTACCGGATCCTGACCTCGGGCATCCTCGAAGATCTCCTGATCAACCTGTACCAGTCGAGTCCCGGCGCCCCGCTCGTCGTGGACCTGCACGGCAACCCGCACCTGTACTCACCGGCCGAACTCGATGCGCTGCACGGTCGGTTCCTGACATTCCTCGACCGGTTCCTGTCCGACGCCGCTCTCGACATCCCCGTCGCCGAGGTCGGCCTGCTCGTGGACGACGATCACCGGTTGCTCGAGGCCCTTCCGCAGCCTCGTCCGCGGACGAGCACGGCGACCCTCGTCGAGTTGTTCGACGAGGTCGCGACCGCCCATCGTCACCGGGGAGCGGTCTCCGATGCCGACGGCGTGACGCTGAGTTACGCCGAACTCGCGAGCCGTTCGGACGCGGTGGCGCGGTCGCTGAGCGCGCGGGGCATCGGTGCGGGCGATCTGGTGGGCGTCGCAACGGCGCGCGACACGAGTCTCGTGGTCGTCATGCTGGCCGTGCTGAAGGCGGGTGCGGGGTATCTCCCGTTGGACACCGGCAACCCGGAGGAGCGGCTGCGTCACATCGTCGACGACGCCGCGCCGGCATGCCTGGTCGTCTCCGACGGCGACCGGCCCACATGGGCGGGGGAGTGCGCGGTCGTCGAGACCGGGCAGCTCCTCGCCGAGGCGCAGACGCCGGAGGTCGCGGCGGCCCCGGTGCCGCGCGGGCCGGCGACGCCCGAGGCGACGGCCTACGTCATCTACACGTCCGGCTCGACCGGGGCGCCCAAGGGCGTCGAGATCGTGCACCGCAATGTGGCCACGCTGCTCGAGGCGGCCGCGGCCGACTTCGACTTCACGCCCGAGGACGTGTGGTCGGTCTTCCACTCCTACGCCTTCGACTTCTCCGTGTGGGAGATCTTCGGTCCGCTGCTCACCGGCGGACGTGCGGTGATCGTGGACCGCATGGTCGCCCGCGCGCCCGCTGAGTTCCTGCAACTGCTCGCCGACGAGCAGATCACGGTGGCGTCCCTCACGCCGTCGGCGTTCAGCATCGTCGCCGATGTCCGACGCCGCACCGGGACGTCGTTGGCGTTGCGCTACATCGTCTTCGGCGGCGAGGAACTGCGCTTCGACGAGGTGCACAACTGGTACGAGTCGTTCGGCGACGAGATCGAACTCGTCAACATGTACGGCATCACCGAGACGACGGTCCACGTCACCTATCGTCCGCTCGATCCCGATCTCGTCCGCGGCGAGAGCGCCAGCCTCATCGGCCGCCCGCTGAACTCGTTGGGCCTGCGGGTCCTCGACAACCGCCTGCAGCCGGTCCCCGAGGGTGCCGTCGGTGAGATCTACGTCGTCGGTGAGCAACTCGCGCGGGGATACCGCAACCGCCGTGGGCTCACGGCCACCCGCTTCGTCGCCGATCTGAACGGCACCGGCGAGCGGATGTACCGCTCCGGCGACCTCGGCCGGCGTATCGGCACCGACGTCCAGTACCTGGGCCGCGCCGACACCCAGGTCCAGTTGCGGGGCTTCCGGGTCGAGCTCGGTGAGGTCGAGACGGCGTTGCGCGCGGTCGACGGGGTCGCCGCGTCGGCCGCGGTCGTGACCGATGCGGCATCGGCCGGCGGGGCGAAACTGATCGGCTATGCGGTCGTCGAAACCGACTGCGGGCTCGACGAATCCGCGATCCGCGAGCAGGTCCGCGCCCATGTGCCCGGCTACATGGTGCCCGACGTCGTCATGCTCATCGACGAGCTGCCCCTCACCGCGAACGGCAAGCTGAACCGGCAGGCGCTACCCGCTCCGGTGTTCGCACGCGACGAGCGGGTCGCCTACGTCGCGCCGTCGACCCCGCGTGAGCGCGAAGTGGTCGCCATCGTCGAAGAGCTGCTCGACATCGAGCCGATCGGGTTGCAGGACAACATCTTCGCGCTCGGGGCGGATTCGCTGACCGCGGCTCGGCTGGCGTCGCGCCTGCGCACCGTCGCCGGCCTGGACATCAAGCTGGCCAATGTCTTCGAGAGTCAGAGCCTCGGGGACATCATCGGAGTCGCGACACCGGTGGCCGATGACGCCGCCACGCGGCGGCCGGAACTCGTGCCGCAGCCGCGACCGGATCGGATTCCGCTCGCGTTCAGTCAGCGTCGTCTCTGGTTCATCAACCGGCTGGATCCGACGTCGGCGGCCTACAACATCCCGGGGGCGGTGCGGCTCGGCGCCGACGTCGATGCCGCCGCACTGGCCGCCGCGATCGACGACGTCATCGCGCGGCACGAGCCGTTGCGGACGACGTTCCCGGACGAGGACGGTGAGACCTACCAGTTCATCCACTCGGCCGAGGCCGCCGCCGCGGCCCGGCTGTTCGACGTGGTCGACGTGGCACCGGTGGACACCGAACGCAGGCTCGCCGACTTCGCTGTGACCGGCTTCGACCTGAACTATGAATATCCGGTCCGCGCACGACTTTTCCGCGCCGTGGCGCCCGACGGGACGCTTGACCACGTCCTGATCGTCGTCATGCACCACATCGTCGGCGACGGTGCCTCCCTCGGTCCGCTGATCACCGACGTCCTGACGGCATACGGTGCGCGCCTCGCCCGCCGGGAGCCGGCCTGGCGCCCGCTGCCGGTGCAGTACGCCGACTACGCGCTGTGGCAGCGCGAGGTCCTGGGGGACGCCACCGACGAGACCTCGCTGATGTCGGCGCAGGTCGACTTCTGGCGCACCGAGCTTTCGGGGATGCCCGAGCTGATCTCGTTGCCGACCGATCGGGCGCGGCCCATCCGCCCGTCCGGCGCGGGCGGGTACGTCGACACGCTTCTCGACGCCGAGACGGTCGCCCGGCTGCACGCGGTGGCCGCCCAGCACGGGGTGACCGTGTTCGCGATCTTCCACGCCGCACTCGCCGTGGTGCTGTCGCGCCTCAGCGGCAGCGACGACGTGGCGATCGGCACCGCGATCGCCGGCCGGGACGAGCCGGAGCTGACCGAGCTGATCGGCATGTTCGTCAACACCCTCGTGCTGCGCACCCGGGTGCACCCCGACACCGACCTGACGAAGCTGCTCAACGAGGCCAATCACACTCGCGCGCAGGCCCTCAGCAATGCCGACGTGCCGTTCGAGCAGGTCGTCGACGCGGTGGGTGCCCGCCGCTCCACGGCGCATTCCCCGCTGTTCCAGGTGGAACTGGTGATGCAGCACGACCAGGTCGAGCGGCTCTTCGAGGACGAGGCGGGCATCAGCCTCATCGACGCGCGCGCCCCGTTCGCCAAGTACGACCTGTCGCTCAGCGTCGTCGAGTACTCCGACACCGGCGACCACGCGGGCCAGATCTCGGTGGCCTTCGGATACGCGCGGGATCTCTTCGACGAACCCACCGTGGAACGCTTCGCCGGATACCTCCACGACGTACTCGCCGCGATCGCCGGGTCGCTCGAGACCGACGACGCCGGCCGCTCGTTGCGCGTCGACGACCTCTTCGCGTTTCCCGAGACCGAGGTGGACACGGTCCGGGCGTGGTCACGCGGCGCCCCGCGCGAGCTGACCGCGCCCGATCTGGCGTCCGCGCTGCTCGCCGGGTACCGGCAGGACCCCGACGCGGTCGCACTGGTCTTCGCCGACCGTGACCTCACCTATGCCGAATTCGCTTCGCGGGCATCGGCTCTCGCGCGCCGGCTGGTCGACGACGGCGTCGGCCCGGATGTCGCGGTGGCCGTGTGCATCCCGCGGTCGGTGGAGCTGCTGGTCGCGGTGCACGCGATCGTGCTCGCCGGCGGTCAGTACGTGCCGCTGGACACCGAGGCGCCGGTCGACCGTGCCGACTACATGCTCGAGACCGCCGGTACCCGGCGCGTCCTGGTCGGGCCGGGACCCCGCCCCGCCGTCGTGGACGATCTCGCCGACCGCGTGACCGTCACCGTGGTCGACGCCTCGGCCGAAGCGGACGCGCAGGTCGAGGTGTTCGCGCCGGGCGAGCGACGCGTGCCCCTCGGCCCGGAGAACGCCGCGTACACGATCTTCACGTCCGGCTCCACCGGGCGGCCCAAGGGTGTCGTCGTGTCACATCGCGCGATCGTCAACCGCCTCGACTGGATGCAGGAGCACTACACGCTCACCCAGCGCGACGTGGTGCTGCAGAAGACGCCGGTGACGTTCGACGTGTCGGTGTGGGAGCTGTTCTGGCCCTTCATCTCCGGCTCCCGGCTGGTGGTCGCGGTGCCCGGCGGGCACGGCGACCCGTCCTACCTCGTCGACATCATCCAGGGCGAGGACGTCACGACGCTGCACTTCGTGCCGTCGATGCTGTCCACCTTCCTCGACGTCGTCGGCGCCGACCGGCTCGCCGAACTGAGTTCGCTGCGTCAGGTGTTCACCTCGGGCGAGGCCCTGACCGCCTCGACCGCGGGCGGCCTGCGCACCGCGTTGCCCGCCGTCGGGCTGCACAACCTGTACGGGCCGACCGAGGCTGCCGTCGATGTCACCGAACACAACGTCCGCGGTTCGGAAACGGTCGTGCCGATCGGGCGGCCGGTGCCGAACACGACCATCCACATCCTCGATCACCGGTTGCGGCCCCTTCCGGTCGGTGTGCCCGGCGAGATCTACCTCGGCGGCGTCCAGCTGGCCCGCGGGTACGTCTCCCAGGGCCGGCTGAGCGCGGAACGCTTCGTCGCCGACCCGTACGGTCCGGCCGGATCGCGTCTGTACCGCACCGGCGACCTCGGCAAGTGGAGTCCGGTCGGGGAGATCGAGTACTTGGGCCGCAACGACTTCCAGGTGAAGTTGCGCGGTCAGCGCCTGGAGCTCGGGGAGATCGAGTCGGCGCTCATGTCGGTGCCGGGGATCGTGCACACGGCGGTGACGGTCGCCGACCTCGCGTCGGGGCAGAGCCTCGTGGCCTACTACTCGCCGGACTCCGTCACCCCGGCCGACGCCCAGTCGCACCTGAACGGGACCGTCCCGGAATTCATGGTGCCGACGATCTGGATGCCGCTGGCGACCATGCCGCTGAACTCGGCGGGCAAGGTCGATCGCAAGGCGCTGCCCGCGCCGGTGATCGAGACCGCCGAATTCGTGCCGGCGAGCACCGAGACCGAGCGGGTGATCGCCCGGGTCTTCGCCGATGTCCTGGGCGTGGACCGGATCAGTGTTGCCGAATCGTTCTTCGACCTCGGCGGCAACTCGCTGAGCGCGACCAAGGTCGCCGCCCGGTTGTCCGCCGACCTGGAGGTCGACATCCCGGTCGCCGCAGTCTTCGACGCCCCGTCGGTGCGGGCGATGGCGACCTTCGCCAGCGACCACGGAACCCCGTCGCGCCGTCCGCGTCTGGCGGCGCGCACGCACGGCGACCGCGCACCGCTGTCGGCCGTGCAGCGCGGGATGTGGCTGATCAACCGCGCCGACCCGGCATCGCCCGCCTACAACGTGGCGATGGCGCTGCGGCTGTCGGGACAGCTGGACACCGACGCGATCGGCGGCGCGATCGAAGACCTCATCGACCGTCACGAGTCGATGCGGACGCGGTACCCGCTCGTCGACGGCGAGCCGATGCAGGTCGTGCTCGACCGGGATGCCGCGCTGGACCTGCTCGAGCGCAGCGTCGTCGATGTCGACGGCGATCCGGTACCGGTGATCGCCGAATTCACCGGCCGCGGCTTCGACGTCACCGTCGCACCGCCGTTGCGGATGACGTTGCTGCGACTCACCGACACCGAACACATCCTGGTCTTCGTCGTTCATCACATCACCGCCGACGGCGCCTCGATGCTGCCGCTCGCCACCGACGTGATGACGGCGTACTCGGCGCGCGTGTCCGGCCGGCGGCCGGAGTGGGCGCCGCTCGCGGTGCAGTACCTGGACTACACGCTGTGGCAGCAGGAGTCCCTCGCGGTCACCGGACCCGACGGGACGACCGAGGCGGACCGTCAGCTCGCGTATTGGGCCGACCGGCTCCGCAACGCACCGGCCCGGCTCGAGCTGCCCACCGATCGGCCGCGTCCGCGGACCCCGTCCTTCATCGGCGACGAGGTGCGGTTCGACATCGACGGCGGCCTGGTACGCAAACTCGAGGCGGTCGCGCGCCAGCACAACGCGACGCTGTTCATGGTGATGCAGACCGCACTGGTGGTGTTGCTGAGCCGGCTGACCACCCAGCGCGACATCGTGATCGGCACGCCGTTCGCCGGGCGGGGTCAGCCCGAACTCGACGGCGTGGTCGGGATGTTCGTCAACACGCTGGCCCTGCGCTCGCGGCTGCAGGACGAGGAGAAGTTCGCCGAGCTCCTGCAGCGTGTCCGCGACGAGGATCTGGCCGACATGGCGAACGCCGAAATCGCGTTCGATACGATCGTGTCATCTGTTCTCTCCTCTCCGCCCACCAGTTACAACCCGATCTATCAGGTGATGTTCGCCTACCAGAACTTCACCATCCCCTCGCTCGACATGGACTCGATGACGATTTCCCCGGTATCCGAGCAGTTGACCCCAGCCAAGGTGGATCTCCAGCTCACGTTGTTCCCGGACGATTTCGGTGCACCGGCAGCAAAGGACGCTGATTCAATGACGGGCCAGTTGATCTACGCCGCCGACATCTTCACCAAGAGCACGGTCGAGACCTATGCGCAGCGCTATCTGCGCGTCCTCGAGGAGGTGTCGGAGAACCCGCAGGTGCTGGTGGGCGACATCGACATCGCGACCGCCGCCGAGCAGGTGGCGGCCGATGAGATCGCCGGCGCCGAACTCGCGGTCGCGCTCCCCGATCTGGTCGCCCGGGCCACGGCCGCCGCGCCCGACGCCGTCGCGGCCGCACACCAGGGGGCAGAGGTAACGTTCGCGGTGCTGTCGTCGATCAGTGATGCGATGGCTGCCGCACTCCCGGATCCGGACTCGGCCCTCACCACCGCGCTGATGAGCCTGTTGCCGGGCCTCGCGGTGTCGGGGCCCGACGCGCTCGGTGACGTGCTGGGCGATCTCCGCACCAACGCCCTGCGAACACTGGACGGGGCCGTGTCCGGAGGCGGATCCCGCGGGAACGAAGCAGTGCAGTCGACCAAAGGAATGACTCAGACGTGA